From Vitis vinifera cultivar Pinot Noir 40024 chromosome 14, ASM3070453v1, a single genomic window includes:
- the LOC100249788 gene encoding uncharacterized protein LOC100249788 has translation MATIEEDERREAAIASTPSLQSDFKPVGVTNLQLSKFQELHKRRLQIKQGSKYQKKSKDWAGKSYGKESKYLKVKDCTEENASITIEESSVSTSKSNNVKDKPSLQQGDIATHLASKKRQKLHWGLDTKERWERKANM, from the exons ATGGCGACCATAGAGGAAGACGAGAGGAGAGAAGCAGCAATAGCATCAACCCCTTCTTTACAATCCGATTTCAAGCCTGTTGGCGTCACCAATCTCCAGCTTTCCAAATTCCAG GAATTGCACAAGAGGCGTTTACAAATCAAACAAGGATCAAAGTATCAAAAGAAATCAAAAG ATTGGGCTGGAAAATCTTATGGGAAAGAATCAAAGTACCTTAAGGTCAAAGATTGTACAGAGGAAAATGCAAGTATTACAATTGAAGAATCGAGTGTTTCCACATCAAAAAGCAACAATGTCAAGGACAAGCCATCCTTGCAGCAAGGTGATATAGCCACACATCTTGCATCAAAGAAGCGCCAGAAGTTACATTGGGG GCTCGACACGAAGGAAAGGTGGGAAAGGAAAGCTAACATGTAG
- the LOC100244641 gene encoding glycosyltransferase BC10 translates to MGNEQLPLSWISRLLNACLQLNHVFHFLSFAIGLSLGIVVSLYIKSFSLALRTSLYSISPSISPQPPLRPLSPPPLQPLPPPSKLPPLLVLSVPINSTSNDTGPTGVSLKEQKSLMHNMSDEELFWRASMVPKVQELPYKLVRKVAFMFLTKGPHPLVPLWEKFFEGHGGLYSIYVHPHPSFDESVPETSVFHGRRIPSKPVYWGTASMIDAERRLLANALLDFSNQRFVLLSESCIPLFNFTTTYNYLMASNLSFLGSFDDPRKPGRGRYNPQMWPAINISDWRKGSQWFEVHRELAVQIISDRKYYTIFGEYCHPPCYMDEHYIPTLVNMLYVKMNSNRSITWVDWSRGGPHPSKFGWGDITDEFLNKIRYGSDCIYNGNTTNICFLFARKFLPTALEPLLRIAPLLLGFDP, encoded by the exons aTGGGAAATGAGCAACTTCCATTGTCATGGATTTCCAGGCTTCTCAATGCCTGTTTACAGTTGAATCATGTCTTCCACTTCCTGTCCTTTGCTATTGGTTTGTCCCTTGGTATCGTAGTTAGTTTATATATCAAAAGCTTCTCCTTGGCATTACGAACCTCACTTTATTCCATTTCTCCTTCAATATCACCACAACCACCGTTGCGACCGCTTTCTCCACCACCCTTACAACCGCTACCTCCACCATCAAAATTGCCGCCCTTACTAGTATTATCAGTTCCAATTAATAGCACCTCTAACGACACTGGGCCTACTGGCGTTTCACTGAAAGAACAGAAATCTCTCATGCACAATATGAGTGATGAGGAATTGTTTTGGAGGGCATCCATGGTTCCAAAAGTCCAAGAATTGCCTTACAAGCTTGTTCGAAAAGTGGCTTTCATGTTCTTGACAAAGGGGCCTCACCCTTTGGTTCCCCTGTGGGAGAAGTTCTTTGAAGGGCATGGAGGCCTTTACTCCATTTATGTGCACCCACATCCTTCTTTCGATGAATCAGTGCCTGAAACCTCTGTCTTCCATGGAAGAAGAATCCCAAGCAAG CCAGTATATTGGGGAACTGCATCAATGATCGATGCTGAGAGACGCCTTTTAGCCAATGCCCTCCTTGATTTCTCTAACCAAAGATTTGTGCTACTTTCTGAATCCTGCATTCCACTGTTTAACTTCACAACAACCTACAACTACCTAATGGCATCAAACTTGAGCTTCCTAGGCTCATTTGATGATCCAAGGAAGCCTGGCCGTGGTCGTTACAATCCCCAAATGTGGCCTGCAATAAACATCTCCGACTGGCGAAAAGGGTCCCAATGGTTCGAAGTCCATCGTGAGCTTGCAGTACAAATAATATCAGACCGCAAATATTACACCATCTTTGGAGAGTACTGCCACCCTCCATGTTACATGGATGAGCACTACATCCCAACACTAGTGAACATGCTCTACGTCAAAATGAATTCAAACCGTAGCATTACTTGGGTTGATTGGTCAAGAGGAGGCCCCCATCCCAGCAAGTTTGGATGGGGTgatatcacagatgagtttcttAATAAGATTCGATACGGATCGGACTGTATTTACAATGGAAATACTACAAACATATGTTTCCTCTTTGCCAGAAAATTTCTACCAACTGCATTGGAGCCTTTGTTAAGGATTGCTCCCTTGTTGCTTGGCTTTGATCCTTAA
- the LOC100232958 gene encoding plastid hexose transporter, with product MQTSTYAAKGSIGLELQNRRVFPRFGEFRKQSSCVKNLRVTNNTTSSGLRIGSVVMGAEFGRPRTRIEAVFRPRSVKARASGGDIEDVDVTAPQGKSSGTVLPFVGVACLGAILFGYHLGVVNGALEYLSKDLGIAENAVLQGWVVSTLLAGATLGSFTGGALADKFGRTRTFQLDAIPLAVGAFLCATAQSVQTMIIGRLLAGIGIGISSALVPLYISEISPTEIRGALGSVNQLFICIGILAALVAGLPLARNPLWWRTMFGVAVVPSILLALGMAFSPESPRWLFQQGKISEAEKSIKTLNGKERVAEVMNDLREGLQGSSEQEAGWFDLFSGRYWKVVSVGAALFLFQQLAGINAVVYYSTSVFRSAGIASDVAASALVGASNVFGTAIASSLMDRQGRKSLLITSFAGMAASMMLLSFSFTWSALAPYSGTLAVLGTVLYVLSFSLGAGPVPALLLPEIFASRIRAKAVALSLGMHWISNFVIGLYFLSVVNKFGISTVYLGFSAVCLLAVLYIAGNVVETKGRSLEEIERALNPAT from the exons ATGCAAACTTCGACATATGCAGCCAAAGGAAGCATAGGTTTGGAATTACAAAACCGCAGGGTCTTTCCTCGTTTCGGTGAATTTAGGAAGCAAAGTTCATGTGTCAAGAATCTGAGGGTTACAAATAACACCACTTCCTCCGGTTTGCGCATTGGTTCAGTGGTTATGGGAGCCGAGTTTGGCCGTCCTAGAACCCGAATCGAAGCTGTGTTTAGGCCCAGATCAGTCAAGGCTAGAGCTTCTG GTGGAGACATTGAGGATGTTGATGTCACTGCTCCCCAGGGCAAATCTTCTGGAACAGTTTTGCCATTTGTTGGTGTTGCTTGTCTGGGAGCAATTCTGTTTGGTTATCATCTAGG GGTGGTGAATGGTGCTCTTGAATACCTTTCCAAGGATCTTGGAATTGCTGAAAATGCTGTTTTACAAG GATGGGTTGTTAGCACACTCCTGGCTGGTGCCACTCTTGGTTCATTTACTGGTGGTGCATTGGCTGATAAATTTGGCAGAACAAGGACTTTTCAACTAGATGCAATCCCTCTTGCTGTTGGAGCATTTCTTTG TGCGACAGCACAGAGTGTGCAGACTATGATAATTGGTAGGTTACTTGCTGGCATTGGAATTGGCATCTCATCTGCACTTGTGCCACTTTACATATCTGAG ATCTCACCAACTGAAATTCGTGGTGCGCTTGGGTCTGTCAATCAACTTTTTATTTGTATTGGGATTCTTGCAGCATTGGTGGCTGGATTACCTCTAGCCAGAAACCCTCTATG gTGGAGGACAATGTTTGGTGTTGCTGTTGTCCCCTCTATTCTATTGGCTTTGGGAATGGCATTTTCTCCAGAGAGTCCTCGGTGGCTTTTTCAG CAAGGAAAGATTTCTGAAGctgaaaaatcaataaaaacacTCAATGGAAAGGAAAGAGTCGCTGAGGTTATGAATGATCTCAGAGAAGGGCTTCAAGGTTCTTCTGAACAGGAAGCTGGGTGGTTTGATCTATTTAGTGGCCGCTACTGGAAAG TTGTGAGTGTTGGCGCAGCACTTTTCTTGTTCCAACAGTTGGCCGGCATAAATGCTGTGGTGTACTATTCAACATCTGTGTTCCGCAGTGCTGGAATTGCTTCTGATGTTGCAGCCAGTGCTCTTGTTGGGGCATCAAATGTCTTTG GCACAGCCATAGCATCCTCTTTGATGGACAGGCAAGGAAGGAAAAGTCTTCTAATAACAAGCTTTGCTGGGATG GCTGCTTCAATGATGCtgctttccttctctttcactTGGAGTGCCCTGGCACCATACTCTGGCACCCTTGCTGTACTTGGCACTGTTCT CTATGTGTTGTCCTTCTCTCTTGGTGCTGGTCCTGTCCCTGCTCTTCTTCTTCCAGAAATATTTGCCTCTAGAATCAGGGCAAAAGCAGTTGCTTTATCATTAGGCATGCATTGG ATCTCAAACTTTGTGATTGGGCTTTACTTCTTGAGCGTTGTAAACAAGTTCGGGATCAGCACAGTTTACTTGGGATTTTCAGCCGTCTGTCTTCTTGCTGTCTTGTACATAGCTGGTAATGTTGTGGAAACAAAGGGGCGGTCCTTGGAGGAAATAGAGAGAGCTCTTAACCCTGCAACTTAA